A window of Thermoproteus sp. genomic DNA:
ACCACCGCGCCTGCTGCCCTCTCGTTAAATCGCACAAAAACTTTCTTTTTATTACTTTAAAAAATTGAACGCAAGCGTAGCTATATGGTTATTATTGCGTAGATCACTATAGGGACCAACACCACTATTAGGGCTACGGTAAGCCAATTGACGTACCTCATGGCCCTCTCTGTCTTTGCTAGATCCGATAGAAACCTCCTGAGGCCAAGTATGCCGTGTGTGCTCCAGGCCGCCGCTATGGTGGCCTCCAATATTTTAAGCGTCGGGTTTACTCTCGCTACGCCCTCTGGATATACAGTAATTGGGTTGGAGCTCAACACTTCGGACAGCGGCACGTACATGGGCAACAGAACTAGGAATACTACGCCGATCATTATAATTACATAAAGCGCCAATAGCAGGAATACCAGCCTAATAGTGCCCTCCGTCATGGCCTAAACACCTGGCCGAACGCCACTAAATAGGGTAAATATATCAACGCGACTATTGCTACTATTATCATAAGCACGTTATAGATCAGATGGCCTCTAGACCTCCGGAGCCCCGGCACGTTCCTTATGGGATGCCTCAGAGGCCAACCTTTAATTATGCCGAATTCTATCAACATTATCCTAAATCCGTTAAGCCCGTGGAACGCCAAAAAGACGAGGAACAACGCGGCTAAGACCTTGCCGGGTATTGTCGCGTCGAAGGCAGAAACAAAGGCAGGACTTACAAACGCATCAAAAATAACCCTATAGAATATCAAGTAGAAGAACATATATAGTCCACTAATTCTTTGAATTATAAAGTATAGCCTCTCATAATTGATAAGTCTAAACCACTCGCCAGCCCCTCTTCCAGCTTTCATATCATAATTATAGCTATGCAAATTTAATGGTGAATTACGTTGGTCGTCCATTGCCCTCATAACCTCTTGGCTCTCCTCATTAACGCTACTTTTACTAGCTGTATGGCAAAGCCGGGATCCACGCCTCTAGGACATACAGCGGAACAGGTATAGGCGAGGTGGCAAGACCAGACGCCTTCGTCCGAATCTACTATCTTAGCCCTTATGGGCCACCCCTGGTCTCTACTATCGGCGCTCCACCTATAGGCGGCGGCTAGGGCCATAGGCCCTAGGAATCTCGGATTTGTGGCCACTACGGGGCAGGCGGACATGCAGAGCCCGCATTCGATACAGTAGGCGAAGTTGTAGTATTTCTCTAGGTCTTCCGGCTTCTGCCCGAACTCCTTGTCCGACTCGTATATCTCCTTTACGTCGCGTAGTATATACGGCTTTATTTTCTTCAATTTATCAAAATTGGGCTCTGTGTCTACCACCAAGTCCTTTATCACCCTATAGTTCCACATGGGCTCTACGGTTATCACGTCGTCTTTTATCTCGGTGAGTAGCGTCTGGCACGCAAGGCGAGGCACGCCGTTTATCACCATGCCGCAAGAGCCACATATGGCCATACGACATGAGTAGCGAACGGCCAACGTGGGGTCTTGCTCCTCCTTTATCCTCAACAACACGTCGAGGACGCTAACCCTCCTCGACTTTACGTCGACCTTATACTCCTGCCACCAACTCTTCTTGCCGTCGAAGCGCTTCACCCTTACTGTGAGGGTCGGCATGGCTAATACTTCCTCTCCTCGAATTTAGTCCATTTGGTTATCCTCACGGGCACGTACGACAGCTGCAGTTGCCCCCCTACGAAGTAGGCGAGGGTGTGTTTGAGCCAGTTGACGTCGTCACGTTTGGGGTAGTCGAGCCTGTAGTGGGCGCCTCTAGACTCCTGTCTGGCGAGGGCGCCGTAGGCTACCGCCAGCGCCACGTCGATCATGCCGTCTAGCTCCAAGGCATCTTTTAGGTTCTGGTTGTATATCCTACTTCCATCTTCTATTCTTATTCTGGAGAAGTCCTCTCTTATCTTGAGGAGCTTGGGTATCCCCTCCTTCATGGTCGACTCGTGTCTAAACGGCCCGTAGTGTTGCTCCATGGTGTCCTGCAGGCGGCCTTTGAGCTCATAGACGGAGATTCCGTTTGTCTCTTTGTGTAGCAACTTATCGAATATCCTGGACTCTTCCTCCTGGGCGATTTTGATATACTTTTCGTCGGTCGAGGGGGCGGGTGCCTCCATGGCGTACTTCGCCGCTTGTTCTCCCGTCAGCCTGCCCCATACAGAGCATTCGCTCAGCGAGTTGGAGCCGAGCCTATTGGCGCCGTGGACGCTAACAGAAGCAGCCTCCCCGGCAGCCCAAAGGCCTTTGACCCACTCCCCACTAGGAGTCAACACCCTGCCGTAGGTGTCCGTGTGGATCCCGCCC
This region includes:
- a CDS encoding succinate dehydrogenase iron-sulfur subunit; translation: MPTLTVRVKRFDGKKSWWQEYKVDVKSRRVSVLDVLLRIKEEQDPTLAVRYSCRMAICGSCGMVINGVPRLACQTLLTEIKDDVITVEPMWNYRVIKDLVVDTEPNFDKLKKIKPYILRDVKEIYESDKEFGQKPEDLEKYYNFAYCIECGLCMSACPVVATNPRFLGPMALAAAYRWSADSRDQGWPIRAKIVDSDEGVWSCHLAYTCSAVCPRGVDPGFAIQLVKVALMRRAKRL
- a CDS encoding succinate dehydrogenase, producing MTEGTIRLVFLLLALYVIIMIGVVFLVLLPMYVPLSEVLSSNPITVYPEGVARVNPTLKILEATIAAAWSTHGILGLRRFLSDLAKTERAMRYVNWLTVALIVVLVPIVIYAIITI
- a CDS encoding succinate dehydrogenase, with amino-acid sequence MRAMDDQRNSPLNLHSYNYDMKAGRGAGEWFRLINYERLYFIIQRISGLYMFFYLIFYRVIFDAFVSPAFVSAFDATIPGKVLAALFLVFLAFHGLNGFRIMLIEFGIIKGWPLRHPIRNVPGLRRSRGHLIYNVLMIIVAIVALIYLPYLVAFGQVFRP